One Mastacembelus armatus chromosome 10, fMasArm1.2, whole genome shotgun sequence DNA window includes the following coding sequences:
- the LOC113144809 gene encoding Down syndrome cell adhesion molecule homolog: MMILGRRCFPLCYSLLFCLLLSCVSTLDVIATVGTDATLSCSYDAQYYGRLSVCWGRGAIPNSGCADEVIKSDGTSVTSRLSERYQLIGDLGSGDVSLTITQVEESDSGMYGCRVEIPGWFNDQKQQLTLTVVAVRPNPLKVEPREVKERTVTVRWTPGFDGGRPITSYRVDLKNKQASWDTAVRTEVSNPALTQVTVVDLRPAKTYNLCMFAVNSVGMSEPSNVLTVTTKEAAPEGPPLDMHLEALSPHSIKVTWKPPRADLRNGVLRSYSISYREYDPTDRQYKKWQHQSVTATREVESVILNNLKPSAKYGVLVQAKTNAGIGPAATAPFCSTLDEVHITSTASLIESNTPGATVWIQDTSSFTSVHTTLTVEPVTAATDWGQSTSMISVPPDPPVVKLKEVIDNTISLCWAPGFEGDSPITGYYLEYKAMNASWDYIKTVVDFSSNETEATIIEINPSTYNIRMFAKNSLGTSRASNVLTITTGETGHQRDYLVTATPIDIHDTARVEVDEARHDIHLAAIVVPVVLVVLIVATAITWYLQRIKRKQGNLNMWGNNRAVHYRGSELLQEL, encoded by the exons ATGATGATTTTGGGCAGGAGATGTTTTCCTTTGTGTTACAGTCTTCTCTTTTGTTTACTCCTAA GTTGTGTGTCTACACTAGACGTCATAGCCACAGTGGGAACAGATGCCACTCTGTCATGCAGCTATGATGCTCAGTACTATGGCAGGCTCTCTGTGTGCTGGGGCAGAGGAGCCATCCCCAACAGTGGCTGTGCCGACGAGGTGATTAAGTCAGATGGGACGTCAGTGACCAGCAGACTGTCGGAGCGGTACCAGCTCATAGGTGATCTGGGCAGCGGTGATGTGTCGCTGACCATCACACAGGTTGAGGAGAGTGACTCGGGGATGTACGGCTGCCGTGTGGAGATACCGGGCTGGTTCAATgatcagaaacagcagctgaccCTGACGGTTGTGGCAG ttcgTCCTAATCCCCTGAAGGTGGAGCCAAGAGAGGTGAAGGAACGAACCGTCACTGTTCGTTGGACTCCTGGGTTTGATGGTGGCAGGCCCATCACATCTTACAGGGTTgatctcaaaaacaaacagg CATCATGGGATACCGCCGTAAGAACTGAAGTCTCAAATCCTGCATTGACTCAAGTGACTGTGGTGGATTTGCGTCCAGCCAAAACATACAACCTTTGCATGTTTGCTGTCAACAGTGTGGGCATGAGTGAGCCCAGCAACGTTCTGACAGTCACAACCAAAGAAGCAG CACCAGAGGGGCCTCCCCTGGATATGCATTTGGAGGCCCTCAGTCCTCACAGTATTAAAGTCACGTGGAAG CCACCAAGGGCTGATCTCAGAAATGGGGTTCTGCGGAGTTACAGCATTAGCTACAGAGAGTATGACCCTACAGACAGACAGTATAAAAAGTGGCAGCACCAAAGTGTGACGGCCACACGAGAAGTCGAGAGTGTCATTCTCAACAACCTGAAGCCTTCGGCCAAATATGGCGTGCTTGTACAGGCCAAAACAAATGCTGGAATAGGACCTGCTGCAACTGCACCTTTCTGCTCCACCCTGGATGAGG TCCATATAACTTCAACAGCATCACTTATTGAGTCTAACACCCCTGGTGCTACAGTGTGGATTCAAGACACATCATCATTCACTTCAG TTCACACAACTTTGACAGTCGAGCCAGTTACTGCTGCCACAGACTGGGGACAAAGCACAAGCATGATTTCAG TGCCCCCAGATCCTCCAGTAGTTAAGTTAAAAGAGGTCATAGATAATACAATTTCCCTATGTTGGGCACCAGGGTTCGAAGGGGACAGCCCCATCACGGGCTATTACCTGGAATATAAAGCAATGAATG CATCATGGGATTACATAAAGACAGTTGTAGACTTCAGCTCCAACGAGACAGAGGCCACAATAATTGAAATAAATCCCTCAACTTACAACATCCGCATGTTTGCCAAGAACAGTCTGGGTACCAGTAGAGCCAGCAATGTCCTGACCATCACTACTGGAGAAACAG GTCATCAGAGGGACTATCTTGTTACCGCCACACCAATCGATATTCATGATACT GCGAGGGTTGAGGTTGACGAGGCCCGTCACGATATTCATCTGGCTGCCATTGTCGTACCAGTGGTACTGGTGGTGTTGATTGTTGCCACAGCAATCACATGGTATCTTCAAC GAATAAAACGGAAACAAGGCAACTTGAACAT GTGGGGGAACAATAGAGCGGTACATTACAGAGGCTCTGAGTTACTACAAGAGCTTTAA
- the LOC113144516 gene encoding Down syndrome cell adhesion molecule homolog translates to MMISGRRCVTLSWSFCQLLGCLSAKSIVATVGKDVTLPCMYDAEDHGRHPACWGRGAVFLWDCADEVIKAGRTTVTSRLSRRYLLLGDLDKGDVSLTIRQLEESDSGVYSCRVEIPGWFNDHTHELTLMVVPAPPNPLKLETREVHKRTITVHWTPLFDGGRPITSYMIYMKHKLASWETAVINHVLNPDQTQSTFVGLHPAETYNFCMFASNSVGRSNASNVLTITTKEAAPEGPPLDIQLKALSSHSIQVTWKPPRADLRNGVLLGYSIGYREYDPANRQIEKWQYQSVRATREVESVMLNHLKPSTVYGVFIQARTNAGVGPVATDLCSTLSQATIESSFPLSPGATSELTESVEEGVPELFSVESLPTLEKMIDFTGEGNIVRMGVVASFIVILILVFIFRRRFLLKKSSQEDENIYDSVQRLEQHSALHEQQV, encoded by the exons ATGATGATTTCAGGCAGAAGATGCGTTACTTTGAGTTGGAGTTTTTGTCAACTACTAG GTTGCCTGTCTGCAAAAAGCATTGTAGCTACAGTGGGGAAAGATGTCACTTTACCATGTATGTACGATGCTGAGGACCACGGCAGGCATCCTGCATGCTGGGGCCGAGGAGCTGTCTTTTTGTGGGACTGTGCAGATGAAGTGATCAAGGCAGGCAGGACGACAGTGACCAGCAGGCTGTCACGGCGGTACCTGCTCCTGGGTGACCTTGATAAAGGTGATGTGTCCCTGACCATCAGACAGCTGGAGGAGAGCGACTCGGGAGTGTACAGCTGTCGGGTGGAAATACCAGGCTGGTTCAATGATCACACACATGAGCTGACTCTGATGGTAGTGccag cACCACCAAACCCCTTGAAGTTGGAGACAAGAGAGGTACATAAAAGGACCATCACTGTTCACTGGACCCCTTTGTTTGATGGCGGCAGACCCATCACATCCTACATGATCTATATGAAGCACAAACTGG cgTCCTGGGAAACGGCAGTGATAAATCATGTGTTGAATCCTGATCAGACTCAGAGCACTTTTGTGGGTTTGCATCCGGCTGAGACCTACAACTTTTGCATGTTTGCCTCTAACAGTGTAGGCAGGAGTAATGCCAGCAATGTTCTTACCATCACAACTAAAGAAGCAG CACCTGAGGGTCCTCCCCTGGATATACAGCTGAAGGCCCTCTCTTCTCACAGTATCCAAGTGACTTGGAAG CCTCCGAGGGCCGACCTCAGAAATGGGGTTCTGCTGGGTTACAGCATTGGCTACAGAGAGTATGATCCTGCGAACCGACAGATTGAGAAGTGGCAGTACCAAAGTGTGAGGGCCACACGGGAAGTCGAGAGTGTCATGCTGAACCACCTGAAGCCTTCGACCGTCTATGGTGTGTTTATACAGGCCAGAACAAATGCTGGAGTTGGACCTGTCGCAACAGATCTTTGCTCCACTCTGAGTCAAG CAACTATTGAGTCTTCGTTCCCTTTGTCCCCCGGTGCCACTTCAG AACTGACAGAAAGTGTGGAAGAAGGTGTCCCAGAATTATTCAGTGTTGAGAGTCTTCCAACGTTG GAAAAAATGATAGATTTCACTGGAGAGGGGAACATTGTCAGGATGGGAGTTGTTGCCTCCTTCATTGTAATCCTAATCCTCGTCTTTATTTTCC GAAGAAGATTTCTGCTGAAAAAGTCATCTCAAGAAGATGAGAACATTTATGACAGTGTCCAAAGGCTTGAGCAACACTCAGCATTGCATGAACAACAAGTCTAA
- the LOC113144457 gene encoding hepatitis A virus cellular receptor 1 homolog isoform X2 — translation MTLSSTVHSHEVGVIGLIGHNVTLPCTFDSETYGVLSFCWGRGKLPWSKCSDTIVSSQDGNVEFRESSRYQLLGKTDGDVSLTILNAHLSDTGVYGCRVEIPGLFNDYKVNIQLVMAEAPVEPITQDCTLPPVVRQAEHTEISTCAPTSLEVGDPKLDETESLITEQKLTEFFEMENIIRMGAVFLSSLIVILILIIWRRLCPKKKLQHFNTSAPENIYESVPVAV, via the exons ATG ACGCTGTCTTCCACAGTGCACTCCCACGAGGTCGGTGTCATTGGCCTCATCGGGCACAATGTCACCTTGCCATGTACGTTCGACTCTGAGACTTATGGCGTCTTGAGTTTCTGTTGGGGACGAGGAAAATTGCCCTGGTCCAAATGCTCCGACACCATTGTCTCTTCCCAGGATGGGAATGTAGAGTTCAGGGAATCCTCCAGGTACCAGCTGCTGGGGAAGACAGATGGAGATGTATCTTTGACCATTCTGAATGCTCATCTCAGTGACACTGGTGTGTACGGCTGCAGGGTCGAGATCCCAGGGCTGTTTAATGACTATAAGGTCAACATACAGCTGGTCATGGCAGAAG ctcCTGTGGAACCCATTACCCAGGACTGCACACTTCCTCCTGTAGTGAGACAGGCTGAGCACACAG AAATATCGACATGTGCACCTACAAGTCTAGAAGTTGGTGACCCAAAACTGGATGAAACTGAAAGCCTTATAACTGAG CAAAAATTAACAGAGTTCTTTGAAATGGAGAACATCATCAGGATGGGAGctgttttcctctcctctctaatCGTAATCCTCATCTTGATTATCT GGAGGAGGCTTTGTCCCAAGAAGAAACTCCAGCATTTCAACACCTCAGCTCCTGAAAACATTTATGAAAGTGTCCCAGTAGCTGTGTGA
- the LOC113144457 gene encoding hepatitis A virus cellular receptor 1 homolog isoform X1: MRGLYFFFSILTHVHSHEVGVIGLIGHNVTLPCTFDSETYGVLSFCWGRGKLPWSKCSDTIVSSQDGNVEFRESSRYQLLGKTDGDVSLTILNAHLSDTGVYGCRVEIPGLFNDYKVNIQLVMAEAPVEPITQDCTLPPVVRQAEHTEISTCAPTSLEVGDPKLDETESLITEQKLTEFFEMENIIRMGAVFLSSLIVILILIIWRRLCPKKKLQHFNTSAPENIYESVPVAV, translated from the exons ATGCGtggtctttattttttcttctctatcCTGACCCATG TGCACTCCCACGAGGTCGGTGTCATTGGCCTCATCGGGCACAATGTCACCTTGCCATGTACGTTCGACTCTGAGACTTATGGCGTCTTGAGTTTCTGTTGGGGACGAGGAAAATTGCCCTGGTCCAAATGCTCCGACACCATTGTCTCTTCCCAGGATGGGAATGTAGAGTTCAGGGAATCCTCCAGGTACCAGCTGCTGGGGAAGACAGATGGAGATGTATCTTTGACCATTCTGAATGCTCATCTCAGTGACACTGGTGTGTACGGCTGCAGGGTCGAGATCCCAGGGCTGTTTAATGACTATAAGGTCAACATACAGCTGGTCATGGCAGAAG ctcCTGTGGAACCCATTACCCAGGACTGCACACTTCCTCCTGTAGTGAGACAGGCTGAGCACACAG AAATATCGACATGTGCACCTACAAGTCTAGAAGTTGGTGACCCAAAACTGGATGAAACTGAAAGCCTTATAACTGAG CAAAAATTAACAGAGTTCTTTGAAATGGAGAACATCATCAGGATGGGAGctgttttcctctcctctctaatCGTAATCCTCATCTTGATTATCT GGAGGAGGCTTTGTCCCAAGAAGAAACTCCAGCATTTCAACACCTCAGCTCCTGAAAACATTTATGAAAGTGTCCCAGTAGCTGTGTGA